One window of the Streptomyces sp. TS71-3 genome contains the following:
- a CDS encoding bifunctional (p)ppGpp synthetase/guanosine-3',5'-bis(diphosphate) 3'-pyrophosphohydrolase, translating to MSHASHGPQASSDRAAEESRSAPAEPRSAPAEPRSAPAERPQQNASGPASSTPATRAGAGAGTGRPPTAPARPPAATPAGRPTTGQPPRSGSSNRVRARLARLGVQRSNPYNPVLEPLLRIVRSNDPKIETATLRQVERAYQVAERWHRGQKRKSGDPYITHPLAVTTILAELGMDPATLMAGLLHDTVEDTEYGLDTLRRDFGEQVALLVDGVTKLDKVKFGEAAQAETVRKMVVAMAKDPRVLVIKLADRLHNMRTMRYLKREKQEKKARETLEIYAPLAHRLGMNTIKWELEDLAFAILYPKMYDEIVRLVAERAPKRDEYLAIVTDEVQADLRAARIKATVTGRPKHYYSVYQKMIVRGRDFAEIYDLVGIRVLVDTVRDCYAALGTVHARWNPVPGRFKDYIAMPKFNMYQSLHTTVIGPNGKPVELQIRTFDMHRRAEYGIAAHWKYKQEAVAGASKVRTDVPKGSSRTSKGGRGGRDADAVNDMAWLRQLLDWQKETEDPSEFLESLRFDLSRNEVFVFTPKGDVIALPAGATPVDFAYAVHTEVGHRTIGARVNGRLVPLESTLDNGDLVEVFTSKAAGAGPSRDWLSFVKSPRARNKIRAWFSKERREEAIEQGKDAIARAMRKQNLPIQRILTGDSLVTLAHEMRYPDISALYAAIGEGHVTAQNVVHKLVQAVGGEDAANEDIAEGAPPSRGRGRKRRSNDPGVVVKGVDDVWVKLARCCTPVPGDPIIGFVTRGNGVSVHRADCVNVDSLSRQPERILDVEWAPTQSSVFLVAIQVEALDRSRLLSDVTRVLSDQHVNILSAAVQTSRDRVATSRFTFEMGDPKHLGHVLKAVRGVEGVYDVYRVTSARRPS from the coding sequence GTGTCACACGCGTCCCACGGGCCGCAGGCGTCCAGTGACCGGGCGGCAGAAGAGTCGCGCTCCGCGCCCGCCGAGCCGCGCTCCGCGCCCGCCGAGCCGCGCTCCGCGCCCGCCGAGCGGCCGCAGCAGAACGCCAGCGGGCCGGCGAGCTCCACCCCTGCCACCCGCGCGGGGGCCGGCGCCGGCACCGGACGGCCTCCGACGGCCCCGGCCCGCCCACCGGCCGCCACACCCGCCGGGCGCCCCACCACGGGCCAGCCACCGCGCTCCGGCTCGTCCAATCGCGTGCGCGCCCGGCTCGCGCGCCTCGGAGTGCAGCGCTCGAACCCGTACAACCCCGTCCTGGAGCCGCTCCTGCGGATAGTGCGCAGCAACGATCCCAAGATCGAGACGGCCACGCTCCGCCAGGTCGAGCGCGCCTACCAGGTCGCCGAGCGGTGGCACCGCGGCCAGAAGCGCAAGAGCGGTGACCCGTACATCACCCACCCGCTCGCCGTGACCACCATCCTCGCCGAGCTGGGCATGGACCCGGCGACCCTGATGGCCGGGCTGCTGCACGACACCGTCGAGGACACCGAGTACGGCCTCGACACCCTCCGCCGCGACTTCGGCGAGCAGGTCGCGCTGCTCGTGGACGGCGTCACCAAGCTGGACAAGGTCAAGTTCGGCGAGGCAGCGCAGGCGGAGACGGTGCGCAAGATGGTCGTCGCCATGGCCAAGGACCCCCGCGTCCTGGTGATCAAACTCGCGGACCGCCTGCACAACATGCGCACGATGCGCTACCTGAAGCGTGAGAAGCAGGAGAAGAAGGCCCGCGAAACGCTGGAGATCTACGCGCCGCTCGCCCACCGGCTGGGCATGAACACCATCAAGTGGGAGCTGGAGGACCTGGCCTTCGCCATCCTCTATCCCAAGATGTACGACGAAATCGTCCGGCTGGTGGCGGAGCGCGCGCCGAAGCGGGACGAGTACCTGGCCATAGTGACCGACGAGGTGCAGGCCGACCTGCGGGCCGCCCGCATCAAGGCCACCGTCACCGGCCGCCCGAAGCACTACTACAGCGTCTACCAGAAGATGATCGTCCGCGGCCGGGACTTCGCGGAGATCTACGACCTGGTGGGCATCCGCGTCCTGGTCGACACGGTCCGCGACTGCTACGCCGCGCTGGGCACCGTGCACGCCCGCTGGAACCCGGTCCCCGGCCGGTTCAAGGACTACATCGCGATGCCCAAGTTCAACATGTACCAGTCCCTGCACACCACGGTCATCGGCCCCAACGGCAAGCCCGTGGAGCTCCAGATCCGCACCTTCGACATGCACCGCAGGGCCGAGTACGGCATCGCCGCGCACTGGAAGTACAAGCAGGAGGCGGTGGCCGGCGCCTCCAAGGTCCGCACCGACGTGCCCAAGGGGTCCAGCCGCACCAGCAAGGGCGGCCGCGGCGGCCGCGACGCCGACGCGGTCAACGACATGGCGTGGCTGCGGCAGCTCCTCGACTGGCAGAAGGAGACCGAGGACCCCAGCGAGTTCCTGGAGTCGCTGCGCTTCGACCTCTCCCGCAACGAGGTCTTCGTCTTCACCCCCAAGGGTGATGTGATAGCGCTTCCCGCGGGCGCCACGCCGGTCGACTTCGCCTACGCGGTGCACACCGAGGTGGGCCACCGCACGATAGGCGCCCGGGTCAACGGGCGCCTCGTGCCCCTGGAGTCCACGCTCGACAACGGCGACCTGGTGGAGGTCTTCACCTCCAAGGCCGCCGGCGCGGGACCGTCCCGTGACTGGCTGAGCTTCGTCAAGTCGCCGCGCGCCCGGAACAAGATCCGTGCCTGGTTCTCCAAGGAGCGCCGCGAGGAGGCCATAGAGCAGGGCAAGGACGCCATCGCGCGGGCGATGCGGAAGCAGAACCTCCCCATCCAGCGCATCCTCACCGGCGACTCCCTGGTCACCCTGGCGCACGAGATGCGCTACCCGGACATCTCCGCGCTCTACGCGGCGATCGGCGAGGGCCATGTCACCGCGCAGAACGTCGTCCACAAGCTCGTCCAGGCCGTCGGCGGCGAGGACGCGGCCAACGAGGACATCGCCGAGGGCGCCCCGCCGTCCCGCGGCCGGGGCCGCAAGCGCCGCTCCAACGACCCCGGGGTCGTGGTCAAGGGCGTCGACGACGTCTGGGTCAAGCTGGCCCGCTGCTGTACGCCCGTCCCCGGCGACCCGATCATCGGCTTCGTCACCCGCGGCAACGGCGTCTCGGTGCACCGCGCGGACTGCGTGAACGTGGACTCCCTCTCCCGGCAGCCGGAGCGGATCCTGGACGTGGAGTGGGCGCCCACCCAGTCGTCGGTGTTCCTGGTGGCCATCCAGGTCGAGGCGCTGGACCGCTCCCGGCTGCTCTCGGACGTCACCCGGGTGCTGTCCGACCAGCACGTGAACATCCTCTCCGCGGCCGTCCAGACCTCGCGCGACCGGGTGGCCACGTCCCGCTTCACCTTCGAGATGGGCGACCCCAAGCACCTGGGCCACGTCCTGAAGGCGGTTCGCGGCGTGGAGGGTGTCTACGACGTCTACCGGGTGACATCGGCGCGCAGGCCGTCGTAG
- a CDS encoding serine/threonine-protein kinase, translating into MSDQERGTGEPRLIADRYQPLRLLGRGSMGSVYEALDTRLDRRVAVKLLTAVEGLGEENESLQRFVREVRALARIDHPGVVTLHDAGVDEGVPYLVMQVLDGMSLAHLVERAGPLEPSVVACVADGAARALAEADRAGVHHRDVKPSNISVTGSGRVVLQDFGLARLVGEAAITRTGALVGTPQFMAPEVMRGGPPSLGADLYSLGGCMYFMLTGELPFGDTRDMGAVVERALGEGVPRLAASGTSDGQSVVIRLVERLCSQDPAGRPEAADLLRDLDGLAEDGQALLAERLGGVLRDDAVDGAGEPRSVPYIARSGPPYGGPLPGPSAEGNPWASLTVRPDGPTQVSSSLGRAGMDVLPSLSNATRYLALSAMTADSALSRQREAVNLVLRGALQEAAEMFSVIVPVCLSALGPDHPTTLTSQYWQGVCLARLGAGAEAVDLFSRVNRQVDELRSNVGD; encoded by the coding sequence ATGAGCGATCAGGAACGGGGGACGGGGGAACCGCGGCTGATAGCCGACCGCTACCAGCCGCTGCGCCTCCTGGGCCGCGGCAGCATGGGCTCGGTGTACGAGGCCCTGGACACCCGGCTCGACCGGCGCGTGGCCGTCAAGTTGCTGACGGCCGTGGAGGGGCTCGGCGAGGAGAACGAGTCACTTCAGAGGTTCGTGCGCGAGGTGCGCGCGCTCGCCCGCATCGACCACCCGGGCGTCGTGACGCTGCATGACGCCGGGGTCGACGAGGGCGTCCCCTACCTCGTCATGCAGGTGCTCGACGGAATGAGCCTGGCCCACCTCGTGGAGCGCGCGGGCCCGCTGGAGCCCTCGGTGGTGGCCTGCGTGGCCGACGGTGCGGCCCGTGCCCTGGCGGAGGCCGACAGGGCGGGCGTGCACCACCGCGACGTCAAACCGTCGAACATCAGCGTCACCGGATCGGGGCGGGTCGTCCTCCAGGACTTCGGCCTGGCACGGCTGGTGGGCGAGGCGGCGATCACCAGGACCGGCGCGCTCGTGGGCACGCCGCAGTTCATGGCTCCCGAGGTGATGCGCGGCGGGCCTCCCAGCCTGGGCGCCGACCTCTACAGCCTGGGCGGCTGCATGTACTTCATGCTCACCGGCGAACTGCCCTTCGGGGACACCAGGGACATGGGAGCGGTGGTGGAGCGTGCCCTCGGAGAGGGCGTTCCGCGCCTGGCCGCCTCCGGCACGTCGGACGGCCAGAGCGTGGTGATCCGCCTCGTCGAGCGCCTGTGCAGCCAGGACCCCGCCGGGCGGCCCGAGGCCGCCGACCTGCTGCGGGACCTGGACGGGCTCGCGGAGGACGGGCAGGCGCTGCTCGCGGAACGGCTCGGCGGGGTGCTGCGCGACGATGCCGTGGACGGTGCGGGCGAGCCGCGGTCCGTCCCCTACATCGCCCGCTCTGGGCCTCCCTACGGCGGTCCGCTCCCCGGGCCGTCCGCGGAGGGGAATCCCTGGGCGTCCCTGACCGTGCGGCCGGACGGGCCCACCCAGGTGTCGAGCTCCCTGGGCCGCGCCGGGATGGACGTCCTGCCGTCCCTGTCCAACGCCACCCGCTATCTGGCTCTGAGCGCCATGACCGCGGACAGTGCCCTGTCGCGTCAGCGGGAGGCAGTGAACCTCGTGCTGCGGGGAGCGCTCCAGGAGGCGGCCGAGATGTTCTCGGTGATCGTCCCGGTGTGCCTGTCCGCCCTCGGGCCGGACCATCCGACCACGCTCACCAGCCAGTACTGGCAGGGCGTGTGCCTGGCCCGGCTGGGTGCCGGGGCCGAGGCGGTGGACCTCTTCTCCCGCGTGAACCGCCAGGTCGACGAGCTGAGGAGCAACGTCGGTGACTGA
- a CDS encoding caspase domain-containing protein encodes MAALPDTDHSRAVLIGTASYRYMPQLPAVEANVVDLAAELCDATVWGLPVQHCTVVTDPQNPSEMLDPVHQAGEEATDTLVVYYSGHGMRDQDSADLYLALGGSRDNVGYTAVAYQHLRTALRTARASRKIVVLDCCFSGRAARTLAGAKEVLAAEAAVDGAYVLTASPRDRLALAPDGERHTAFTGELLRVLRFGVHGAPDLIDLDTLYRVLHERLRSKNRPTPQRSEENGVGRLAMIRNKARAARRAPAGPVLAAEVRSAMVSTGLNVARMLRENGNTRDALNILRLALREQSSQGQGGLLAVQLELSEVLADTGQVHEAIEVLELAFQHVHKVYGPEALLVCRRLADLLQESGNHIQACEVLKHALSLADNDLRTRP; translated from the coding sequence ATGGCCGCACTCCCTGACACCGACCACTCCCGGGCCGTGCTCATCGGCACCGCCTCGTACCGGTACATGCCGCAACTGCCCGCCGTCGAGGCGAACGTGGTGGATCTCGCCGCCGAGCTGTGCGACGCGACCGTCTGGGGTCTGCCCGTGCAGCACTGCACCGTGGTGACCGATCCGCAGAACCCCTCCGAGATGCTCGACCCCGTGCACCAGGCGGGTGAGGAGGCCACCGACACGCTCGTCGTGTACTACTCGGGCCACGGCATGCGCGACCAGGACTCCGCGGACCTCTACCTGGCCCTGGGCGGCTCGCGCGACAACGTCGGCTACACGGCCGTCGCCTACCAGCACCTCAGGACGGCACTGCGGACAGCCCGGGCCAGCCGCAAGATCGTCGTACTCGACTGCTGCTTCAGCGGCCGGGCCGCACGGACCCTCGCCGGGGCCAAGGAGGTGCTCGCGGCGGAGGCGGCCGTCGACGGGGCCTACGTGCTGACGGCGTCACCGCGCGACCGGCTGGCCCTGGCGCCCGACGGCGAACGCCACACCGCGTTCACCGGGGAACTGCTGCGGGTGCTCAGGTTCGGGGTGCACGGCGCCCCCGACCTGATCGATCTGGACACCCTCTACCGCGTGCTGCACGAACGCCTGCGGTCCAAGAACCGTCCCACGCCCCAGCGCTCCGAGGAGAACGGAGTGGGCAGGCTCGCGATGATCCGCAACAAGGCGCGCGCGGCCCGCCGCGCCCCGGCCGGTCCCGTCCTCGCGGCCGAGGTGCGGTCCGCCATGGTCTCCACCGGGCTCAACGTCGCGCGCATGCTGCGCGAGAACGGCAACACCCGAGACGCACTGAACATACTCCGCCTCGCCCTCAGGGAGCAGTCGTCCCAGGGGCAGGGCGGCCTTCTCGCCGTCCAGTTGGAGCTCTCGGAAGTGCTCGCGGACACCGGGCAGGTCCACGAGGCCATCGAGGTGCTGGAGCTGGCCTTCCAGCACGTCCACAAGGTGTACGGACCGGAGGCCCTGCTCGTCTGCCGCAGGCTCGCCGACCTGCTTCAGGAGTCCGGCAACCACATCCAGGCCTGCGAGGTCCTCAAGCACGCCCTGAGCCTCGCCGACAACGACCTCCGCACCAGGCCGTAG
- a CDS encoding DUF349 domain-containing protein, which yields MSSDPWGRVDEAGTVYVRTADGEKVVGSWQAGSPEEALAYFERKYEGLVVEIGLLERRVQTTDLSAKDAGAAIDHLREQVEAHNSVGDLEALRARLTTLGDQVEARREERKAQRARQSDEARQSKEALVVEAEELAQSEQWRAAGERLRSLVDTWKGLPRLDRKSDDELWHRFSHARSAFSKRRKAHFASLDAQREEARRTKERLVAEAESLSDSTDWGATAARYRELMADWKAAGRAQREHEDDLWNRFRGAQDVFFAARSAVFAERDAEQTENLKLKEELAEEAERLVPVTDLKAARAAFRALNERWEAIGHVPRDARAKVEGRMHAVERAMQDSEDAEWRRTNPEARARAEGLTGQLQAAVDKLRGQIDAARAAGNTSRADKLEQELAGRQALLDQALKGLREFGG from the coding sequence GTGAGCAGCGACCCGTGGGGCCGCGTCGACGAGGCGGGGACCGTGTACGTGCGTACGGCCGACGGCGAGAAGGTCGTCGGTTCATGGCAGGCGGGCTCCCCCGAGGAAGCGCTGGCCTATTTCGAGCGCAAGTATGAGGGCCTGGTCGTGGAGATCGGCCTCCTCGAACGCCGGGTGCAGACGACCGACCTGTCCGCCAAGGACGCGGGGGCCGCCATCGACCACCTGCGCGAGCAGGTGGAAGCGCACAACTCGGTGGGCGACCTGGAGGCCCTGCGGGCCCGGCTGACCACACTGGGCGATCAGGTCGAGGCGCGCCGTGAGGAGCGCAAGGCGCAGCGTGCGCGGCAGTCCGACGAGGCCCGCCAGTCCAAGGAAGCGCTGGTCGTGGAGGCCGAGGAGCTGGCGCAGAGCGAGCAGTGGCGGGCCGCCGGCGAGCGGCTGCGCTCCCTGGTCGACACCTGGAAGGGGCTGCCGCGGCTGGACCGCAAGTCGGACGACGAGCTGTGGCACCGCTTCTCCCACGCCAGGTCGGCGTTCTCCAAGCGCCGCAAGGCGCACTTCGCCTCCCTGGACGCGCAGCGCGAGGAGGCCCGCAGGACCAAGGAGCGGCTGGTCGCCGAGGCCGAGTCGCTGTCGGACTCGACCGACTGGGGCGCCACCGCGGCCCGTTACCGCGAGCTGATGGCGGACTGGAAGGCGGCGGGCCGCGCGCAGCGTGAGCACGAGGACGACCTGTGGAACCGCTTCCGCGGTGCGCAGGACGTGTTCTTCGCGGCACGCAGCGCGGTCTTCGCGGAGCGGGACGCCGAGCAGACGGAGAACCTCAAGCTCAAGGAGGAGCTGGCCGAGGAGGCCGAGCGCCTCGTCCCGGTCACCGACCTGAAGGCGGCCCGCGCGGCCTTCCGCGCGCTCAACGAGCGCTGGGAGGCCATCGGCCACGTGCCGCGCGACGCACGGGCCAAGGTGGAGGGTCGGATGCACGCGGTGGAGCGGGCCATGCAGGACTCCGAGGACGCCGAGTGGCGGCGCACGAATCCGGAGGCACGCGCGCGTGCCGAGGGCCTGACCGGTCAGCTCCAGGCCGCCGTGGACAAGCTGCGCGGGCAGATCGACGCCGCCCGCGCCGCCGGCAACACCTCCAGGGCGGACAAGCTGGAGCAGGAGCTCGCGGGGCGCCAGGCCCTGCTGGACCAGGCGCTCAAGGGTCTTCGGGAGTTCGGCGGCTGA
- a CDS encoding peptidylprolyl isomerase has translation MVSSDQRRRQLAREKFLRQQQRRESARLKARRRNAAIAAGVVVVVAIGAGAWATDGFGSGSTKKSAAGAEPSAPPSPSKAPDPCEKPAKGTVKNLSFKKEPAITIDKSATYTMDLKTTCGDMPISMAASKVPHTVNSFDFLAKKGYFDHTKCHRLTTSGIYVLQCGDPKGNGTGGPGYTIPDEDLKDTRLKGNVYPAGTVAMANQYNPQTKQGKNSGGSQFFLVFQDSQLPPYYTPFGTLSKDGMKVLTKIAKAGESTGQGDGAPNATVVINKATVQKS, from the coding sequence GTGGTCAGCAGCGATCAGCGGCGGCGGCAGCTCGCCCGGGAGAAGTTCTTGCGGCAGCAGCAGCGGCGGGAGAGCGCACGGCTCAAGGCACGGAGGCGCAACGCGGCGATCGCCGCGGGTGTCGTGGTGGTCGTGGCCATCGGTGCGGGGGCCTGGGCGACCGACGGCTTCGGCAGCGGCTCGACGAAGAAGAGCGCCGCGGGCGCCGAGCCGAGCGCGCCGCCCTCCCCCAGCAAGGCGCCCGACCCCTGCGAGAAGCCCGCCAAGGGCACGGTGAAGAACCTGAGCTTCAAGAAGGAGCCGGCGATCACCATCGACAAGTCGGCCACCTACACCATGGATCTCAAGACCACCTGCGGTGACATGCCGATCAGCATGGCGGCGTCGAAGGTTCCCCACACGGTGAATTCCTTCGACTTCCTCGCGAAGAAGGGGTACTTCGACCACACGAAGTGTCACCGGCTCACCACATCCGGTATCTACGTGCTGCAGTGCGGCGACCCGAAGGGGAACGGCACCGGCGGTCCGGGCTACACGATTCCCGACGAGGACCTGAAGGACACGCGCCTGAAGGGCAACGTCTACCCGGCCGGCACGGTCGCCATGGCCAATCAGTACAACCCGCAGACGAAACAGGGCAAGAACAGCGGCGGCAGCCAGTTCTTCCTGGTCTTCCAGGACAGCCAGTTGCCGCCCTACTACACACCGTTCGGGACGCTTTCCAAGGACGGCATGAAGGTGCTGACGAAAATCGCCAAGGCCGGGGAGAGCACCGGCCAGGGCGACGGCGCGCCGAATGCCACGGTGGTCATCAACAAGGCGACCGTGCAGAAATCCTGA
- a CDS encoding MBL fold metallo-hydrolase has translation MLIAGFPAGAWGTNCYLVAPAAGEECVIIDPGHQATEGVEAAMEKHRLKPVAVVLTHGHIDHVASVVPVCGAHGVPAWIHPEDRYMMSDPEKGLGRSIGMPLMGELTVGEPDDVRELAEGTALSLAGLEFTVSHAPGHTKGSVTFRTPEAADVPQVLFSGDLLFAGSIGRTDLPGGSHAELLESLARVCLPLDDSTVVLSGHGPQTTIGQERAANPYLRQVAQGPGAAPTAAPRRGM, from the coding sequence GTGCTCATTGCCGGGTTCCCCGCCGGGGCTTGGGGCACCAACTGCTACCTGGTCGCTCCCGCCGCGGGTGAGGAGTGCGTGATCATCGACCCGGGCCACCAGGCCACCGAGGGCGTCGAGGCGGCCATGGAGAAGCATCGGCTCAAGCCCGTCGCCGTCGTCCTCACCCACGGCCACATCGACCACGTCGCCTCGGTCGTCCCGGTCTGCGGCGCCCACGGCGTGCCCGCCTGGATCCACCCCGAGGACCGCTACATGATGAGCGACCCGGAGAAGGGCCTCGGCCGTTCCATCGGGATGCCGCTGATGGGCGAGCTGACCGTGGGCGAGCCCGACGACGTCCGCGAGCTGGCCGAGGGCACCGCCCTCTCCCTGGCCGGCCTGGAGTTCACCGTCTCCCACGCGCCCGGCCATACCAAGGGGTCGGTGACCTTCCGGACGCCCGAGGCCGCGGACGTTCCGCAGGTGCTCTTCTCGGGCGACCTGCTGTTCGCCGGCTCCATCGGACGCACCGACCTGCCCGGCGGCAGCCACGCCGAGCTCCTCGAGTCGCTGGCCCGTGTGTGCCTCCCGCTCGACGACTCGACCGTGGTGCTGTCGGGGCACGGTCCCCAGACGACCATCGGCCAGGAGCGCGCCGCCAACCCGTATCTGCGACAGGTGGCCCAAGGCCCGGGAGCGGCACCGACCGCCGCTCCCCGACGAGGAATGTGA
- the hisS gene encoding histidine--tRNA ligase codes for MSTFKAPKGTYDLLPPDSAAYLAVREAFSAPLRNSGYDYIETPGFENVELFARGVGESTDIVTKEMYAFETKGGDRLALRPEGTASVLRAALEANLHKAGNLPVKLWYSGSYYRYERPQKGRYRHFSQVGAEAIGAEDPALDAELIILADQAYRSLGLTNFRILLNSLGDRECRPVYRTALQDFLRGLDLDEDTRRRVDINPLRVLDDKRPQVQEQLTGAPLLRDYLCDACKAYHEQVRELITAAGVRYEDDPRLVRGLDYYTRTTFEFVHGGLGSQSAVGGGGRYDGLSEMLGGPALPSVGWALGVDRTVLALQAEGVELGLPATTSVFAVPLGEEARRVLFATITELRRAGIATDFAFGGRGLKGAMKAANRSGARYVLVAGERDLSEGVVQLKEMESGDQRPVALDAVVDELKALLG; via the coding sequence GTGAGCACCTTCAAGGCCCCCAAGGGCACCTACGACCTGCTTCCGCCGGACTCGGCCGCCTATCTCGCCGTCCGTGAGGCATTCTCCGCGCCGCTGCGGAACTCCGGCTACGACTACATCGAGACGCCCGGCTTCGAGAACGTCGAGCTCTTCGCGCGCGGTGTCGGCGAGTCCACCGACATCGTCACCAAGGAGATGTACGCCTTCGAGACCAAGGGCGGCGACCGGCTCGCGCTGCGCCCCGAAGGCACCGCCTCCGTGCTCCGCGCCGCCCTGGAGGCGAACCTCCACAAGGCGGGCAACCTCCCCGTGAAGCTCTGGTACTCGGGCTCCTACTACCGCTACGAGCGCCCGCAGAAGGGCCGCTACCGCCACTTCTCCCAGGTCGGCGCCGAGGCCATCGGCGCCGAGGACCCCGCGCTCGACGCCGAGCTGATCATCCTCGCCGACCAGGCCTACCGCAGCCTGGGCCTGACGAACTTCCGGATCCTGCTGAACTCCCTCGGCGACCGCGAGTGCCGCCCGGTCTACCGCACGGCCCTCCAGGACTTCCTGCGCGGCCTCGACCTGGACGAGGACACCAGGCGGCGGGTCGACATCAACCCCCTGCGGGTCCTCGACGACAAGCGCCCCCAGGTGCAGGAGCAGCTCACCGGCGCCCCGCTGCTGCGCGACTACCTCTGCGACGCCTGCAAGGCGTACCACGAGCAGGTGCGCGAGCTGATCACCGCGGCAGGCGTGCGCTACGAGGACGATCCCCGGCTGGTCCGCGGGCTCGACTACTACACCCGCACCACCTTCGAGTTCGTCCACGGCGGCCTCGGCTCGCAGTCGGCGGTGGGCGGCGGCGGGCGCTACGACGGCCTGTCCGAGATGCTCGGAGGGCCCGCGCTGCCGTCGGTCGGCTGGGCACTCGGCGTCGACCGCACCGTGCTCGCCCTGCAGGCCGAGGGCGTCGAGCTCGGCCTCCCCGCCACCACCAGCGTCTTCGCGGTGCCGCTCGGCGAGGAGGCGAGGCGCGTGCTCTTCGCCACGATCACGGAGTTGCGCAGGGCGGGCATCGCGACCGACTTCGCGTTCGGCGGCCGGGGCCTCAAGGGCGCGATGAAGGCCGCCAACCGCTCGGGCGCCCGCTACGTGCTGGTAGCGGGCGAGCGGGACCTCTCCGAGGGCGTGGTGCAGCTCAAGGAGATGGAGTCCGGCGACCAGCGGCCCGTCGCGCTGGACGCGGTCGTGGACGAGCTGAAGGCACTGCTCGGCTGA
- a CDS encoding vitamin K epoxide reductase family protein, with translation MTKTTTTVRDDTSPAQDDGSEPGTSRSLGGSRAFALLLVITGAAGLLASWVITLDKFKILEAKVAGHTFTPSCSLNPVVSCGSVMESKQAAAFGFPNPMLGLAAYAVVIGVGMSLLGRARFPRWYWLTFNAGTLFGVGFCTWLQFQSLYRINALCLWCSLAWVATITMFWYVTSFNVRSGYLPAPRWTRSFFSEFTWVVPVLHIGIIGMLVLTRWWDFWTG, from the coding sequence ATGACCAAAACGACGACCACAGTCAGGGACGACACATCCCCTGCCCAGGACGACGGCTCGGAGCCCGGGACCTCGCGCAGCCTCGGCGGCAGCCGGGCCTTCGCGCTGCTCCTGGTGATCACCGGAGCGGCCGGTCTGCTTGCGAGCTGGGTCATCACGCTCGACAAGTTCAAGATCCTGGAAGCCAAGGTCGCCGGGCACACCTTCACCCCCTCGTGCAGCCTCAACCCCGTGGTCTCCTGCGGCAGCGTGATGGAGAGCAAGCAGGCCGCGGCCTTCGGCTTCCCCAACCCGATGCTCGGCCTCGCCGCCTACGCCGTCGTGATAGGCGTGGGCATGAGCCTGCTGGGCCGCGCGCGCTTCCCGCGCTGGTACTGGCTCACCTTCAACGCGGGCACGCTCTTCGGCGTCGGGTTCTGCACCTGGCTGCAGTTCCAGTCCCTGTACCGGATCAACGCCCTGTGCCTGTGGTGCTCCCTCGCCTGGGTCGCCACGATCACCATGTTCTGGTACGTGACGTCCTTCAACGTCCGCAGCGGCTACCTGCCGGCGCCGCGCTGGACGCGGAGCTTCTTCAGCGAGTTCACCTGGGTCGTGCCGGTGCTGCACATCGGCATCATCGGCATGCTGGTGCTGACCCGCTGGTGGGACTTCTGGACCGGCTGA